One stretch of Sylvia atricapilla isolate bSylAtr1 chromosome 4, bSylAtr1.pri, whole genome shotgun sequence DNA includes these proteins:
- the ZGRF1 gene encoding 5'-3' DNA helicase ZGRF1 produces MASQEFTVLYTHQKMKKSKTWQDGILRVRTGRNQATLFDDKGQCLESIFIKSQVTPGDDFESERYLITVEAAKVSEKPSEDQPKKTETPAVDRNGVKPGLLPPRHLPVGLKRKVTGFQGPRQVEKKIAAMEDEEKPTVLPLSKECQGSFPSKFYISSPLFSTICKKDAETNPSAGCQEEGWRDSGREQMSVPSLLSAPFSDSCEETEKQNSYQLVVKPESSLLTGHAGPGAVSHHIRSTAQIIALLKSKPAQGDREQTSGDTGCLSRFQAAANADLCDQKSPVPPAFSGDPAKGLIPDTQHLLLTQGTVNDEKDWNAQWLPNSAEQPCGEGVTEGQRQDEKVNNLSQDLQDHCSTNSYFLPESTLSRMSDSQFVPSSGGISRSASPSTFESNPFGYREHSGSDSLRENFSMKMQSEFHPRQNSEGVSSDPELSGGVTLTEAGIVKEEFSLQGTDCSPDGELMEVNFNLMETFDFNDIDNEDVCEREGKEFSEGDMPSWSPGCLQGEDVAQDAALRPHLKPHSCCEVETHSKTEVKCPSFDGEEGTPPQLCDNDARRTAEDAANRTRIEVELLGDGCNIKEINENQSSSEATDKEKDLDGSTALTISGTSWKNIQHSDLLPGDTSVKECHSETRAFEATGSLSGISPSRIISAMDKKTKEGVTQLECMESPDVGSEHFWGTKRDDIKPGSPLLALSQRSDPLETGYSSPERTAVGETALENAESITASPEACKGETIGVDCLKGTTVAEDSSGLPGLVNDIALLRALAQHSTALESLQKMEENASMFCETDTSKETLEPPEKDEAVREFTEMPYSESLQAASCSYFDSPGLMPNCVDNLLQKTEAYIVPIAAAQRDPGISDWQPKPVAFQGHQVKGSAASEVMLRAPRSQLGWQQHPENKDFAAETFFSPLLSRNYDFYDFRQSPGSRSLHKDDVDVIREGNFQMKPGVIEVPGINQSSLALDVCPEVPPWTMSRSPSDLRQAQWTTWEPGKISSEPTSPLDPDSTISPPWGNEETVGDIQESLTHGILPTEPELPDFFFAREKSICPEECSLPRFKPMMKTRTPFVTLPATGEIPDMFGLTESQEVQQSLGSSGDNLCSQAVAFPRSASGPEDRNYETSVFGEYTEDGQRGSVPPALPNVTSQHRQSKWLKYQSCAQCDLIPENSADGEENDDICAHSILGMPPGDTGEGRARNPSAPCSAPLLPARSPSGEHSRAANTSHPALVSGGEVLSLHLRQTPLAAATQKVLSHLSCHVGTGDSQDITISELSFPPVDKVKHANLPKRKISIPAVFQSHTHYKQVFKAALTEQLNIMLFELAQRLHNALSKVDLSFYTEKVKDGQSQSQGSSAPLCNHMRPAKLVMVKKEGQNKGRLFYACDAPKAEQCSFFKWIEDVNPTQTKSRPSAVLHDTKSIGTYLRSQKIAVYEECQLLVRKAFEIPTQRYSKFKKFINTPASFDGDSKPKLYLKLSRKEHSSLYSKDDIWVVSETLHFDPINTFIASSAFFGPSSNNEIELLPLKGYSPSNWRSNMCVHALLVGNASGELASLRNMEEHFNPSTLPLIPYLLKMNFNSENATKRVNKRKFTPPAMSLKCSMMSGPVSSEVAMGVAEEMIQRFSLNPDQAASLIHIAQMMTSCENPRPGEEHQNSPITIIRGVFGAGKSYLLSVVILFLVQLFESSEATEGPRATPWKLLIASSTNVAVDRILLGLLDLGFEDFIRVGSIRKITKAILPHSLHAGSGNENEQLKELLALMKEDLTPAEKIYVRKSIEQHKLGTNKTILQQVKVVGVTCAACPFPCLNTLKFPVVMLDECSQMTEPASLLPIARFQCEKLVLVGDPKQLPPTIQGSESVHEQGLEQTLFDRLCLMGHNPILLRTQYRCHPALSAIANELFYDGNLMDGISEEDRTPLLEWLPTLCFYSVHGMEQIERDSSFYNMAEAHFTVKLIQSLIASGIEGAAIGVITLYKSQMYKIQNLLSEVHSEAFEVKPVQVSTVDAFQGAEREIIVLSCVRTRQFGFIDSEKRMNVALTRAKRHLLIVGSLPCLSRNRLWGRVIHHCKGRENGLQHASQCELQLNDILKSYLENWEEEEQRKKKRK; encoded by the exons ATGGCCTCTCAAGAATTTACt GTGTTATACACTCaccaaaagatgaaaaaatcaaaaacatgGCAAGACGGAATTCTGAGGGTTAGAACTGGCAGAAATCAG GCTACCTTGTTTGACGATAAAGGACAATGTCTGGagagtatttttataaaatctcag gtCACTCCTGGAGATGATTTCGAAAGTGAGCGATATTTAATCACAGTTGAGGCAGCCAAAGTGAGTGAAAAGCCCTCTGAAGACCagccaaagaaaacagaaactccAGCAGTGGATAGAAATGGTGTCAAACCTGGTCTTCTGCCCCCAAGACATCTCCCTGTTGGCCTGAAAAGGAAGGTTACG GGGTTCCAAGGGCCACGGCAAGTTGAGAAGAAAATAGCAGCCatggaagatgaagaaaaaccaACAGTGTTGCCTTTATCTAAGGAGTGCCAAGGGAGTTTTCCATCCAAGTTTTATATCAGCTCTCCGTTGTTTTCTACGATTTGCAAGAAGGATGCAGAAACAAATCCCTCTGCAGGCTGTCAGgaagagggatggagggacagtGGCAGAGAACAAATGTCTGTGCCCTCACTGCTTTCAGCTCCCTTTAGTGACAGCTGTGAGGAGACAGAGAAGCAAAACTCCTATCAGCTTGTTGTGAAGCCAGAATCTTCTCTCCTTACTGGGCACGCTGGTCCCGGGGCAGTGTCTCACCACAtcaggagcacagcacagatAATTGCTCTTCTGAAGTCTAAACCAGCACAAGGAGACAGAGAGCAAACATCTGGAGACACTGGTTGTCTTTCCAGGtttcaggcagcagcaaatgcaGATTTATGTGACCAAAAAAGCCCTGTCCCACCTGCTTTTTCAGGCGACCCTGCCAAAGGACTCATTCCAGATACTCAGCACCTGCTTTTAACGCAGGGAACTGTAAATGATGAAAAGGACTGGAATGCTCAGTGGCTTCCAAATTCAGCTGAACAGCCTTGTGGTGAAGGAGTCACAGAAGGACAGAGACAAGACGAAAAGGTAAATAATTTAAGTCAAGATTTACAAGATCATTGCAGCACAAATAGTTACTTCCTACCTGAGTCCACTCTAAGTAGAATGAGTGACAGTCAGTTTGTCCCATCCTCAGGTGGCATTTCACGTTCAGCAAGTCCAAGTACCTTTGAAAGCAATCCTTTTGGATACAGGGAGCATTCAGGGTCTGACAGTCTTAGGGAGAATTTCTCTATGAAGATGCAGAGTGAGTTTCACCCAAGACAAAATTCAGAGGGAGTGTCTAGTGACCCAGAGCTCTCTGGGGGTGTGACATTGACTGAAGCTGGAATTGTGAAGGAGGAGTTCAGTTTGCAGGGTACAGACTGTAGTCCTGATGGGGAACTGATGGAGGTTAACTTTAACCTAATGGAGACTTTTGATTTTAATGACATAGACAATGAAGATGTGTgtgaaagagaagggaaggaattCTCTGAGGGAGACATGCCTTCATGGAGCCCAGGTTGCTTACAGGGAGAAGATGTAGCACAAGATGCTGCCTTGAGGCCTCATTTGAAGCCTCATTCGTGCTGTGAAGTAGAGACACACAGCAAAACTGAAGTCAAATGTCCAAGTTTTGATGGAGAGGAGGGTACACCACCCCAGCTTTGTGACAATGATGCCAGGAGAACTGCAGAAGATGCTGCAAACCGGACCAGAATCGAAGTGGAACTTTTAGGTGATGGATGCAACATAAAAGAGATCAATGAGAATCAGTCAAGTTCTGAAGCCACAGACAAAGAGAAGGACCTGGATGGCTCTACAGCACTCACCATCAGTGGCACATCCTGGAAAAATATCCAGCACTCTGATCTCTTGCCTGGTGACACCAGTGTTAAAGAATGTCACTCTGAAACCAGGGCGTTTGAGGCAACTGGAAGTCTTTCAGGTATTTCTCCCAGCAGAATAATTTCTGCCATGGACAAAAAGACCAAGGAAGGAGTTACACAACTTGAATGCATGGAATCCCCAGATGTTGGCTCAGAGCACTTCTGGGGTACTAAGAGGGATGACATTAAACCAGGCAGCCCTCTGCTGGCTTTGTCACAAAGATCAGATCCTTTAGAAACAGGTTATTCATCTCCAGAGAGAACAGCAGTAGGAGAAACTGCGCTGGAAAATGCAGAGAGCATAACTGCTTCTCCTGAAGCCTGCAAAGGAGAAACAATAGGGGTGGATTGCCTGAAAGGCACAACAGTGGCTGAGGATTCCTCAGGGCTCCCTGGTTTGGTGAATGATATCGCTCTTCTGAGAGCTTTGGCTCAGCATAGCACAGCATTAGAGAGCTTGCAAAAGATGGAGGAAAATGCCAGCATGTTCTGTGAAACAGACACTTCTAAGGAGACACTTGAACCCCCTGAGAAAGATGAAG CTGTAAGAGAGTTTACAGAAATGCCTTACTCAGAAAGTTTACAGGCAGCTTCCTGTTCATACTTTGATTCTCCTGGCCTTATG CCCAACTGTGTGGACAATTTATTACAGAAGACAGAGGCATATATTGTACCAATAGCAGCAGCCCAGAGAGACCCTGGGATATCTGACTGGCAACCAAAG CCTGTTGCCTTCCAAGGGCACCAAGTGAAAGGATCAGCAGCTAGTGAGGTCATGCTGAGAGCTCCACGCTCCCAGCTAGgatggcagcagcacccagagaaCAAGGACTTTGCAGCTGAGACATTTTTCTCACCCCTCTTATCAAGGAATTATGACTTTTATGACTTCAGACag tctcCAGGTTCCAGGAGTCTTCATAAGGATGATGTTGACGTTATCAGAGAAGGGAATTTTCAAATGAAGCCTGGTGTTATTGAAGTGCCAGGAATAAATCAGTCCT CACTGGCACTGGATGTGTGTCCTGAAGTGCCACCATGGACAATGTCACGCTCACCCTCTGACCTGAGACAAGCACAGTGGACTACCTGGGAACCTGGCAAG ATTTCATCAGAACCGACTTCCCCACTTGATCCAGACTCTACAATTTCTCCACCTTGGGGAAATGAGGAGACTGTTGGAGACATCCAGGAGTCCCTGACACATGGGATCTTACCAACTGAACCAGAactcccagatttttttttcg CCCGGGAGAAATCCATCTGTCCAGAGGAATGCAGCCTCCCACGATTCAAGCCCATGATGAAAACACGAACTCCATTTGTCACTCTTCCTGCCACCGGTGAGATTCCTGACATGTTTGGCCTCACTGAGAGCCAGGAGGTCCAGCAGTCTTTGGGCTCTTCAGGAGACAATTTGTGCAGCCAGGCAGTGGCATTTCCTAGGAGTGCTTCTGGCCCCGAGGACAGGAATTATGAAACCTCCGTGTTTGGGGAATACACGGAAGATGGACAAAGGGGATCTGTGCCACCAGCGCTCCCTAATGTGACTTCCCAACACAGACAAAGCAAGTGGCTGAAGTATCAAAGCTGTGCTCAGTGTGATTTGATCCCTGAAAACAGCGCTGATGGGGAAGAGAATGATGACATCTGTGCTCACAGCATCCTCGGAATGCCGCCGGGTGACACAGGCGAGGGCAGAGCCAGGAATCCAagtgctccctgctctgcaccactgctgccagccaggagcCCGTCTGGGGAACACTCCAGGGCTGCAAACACCAGCCACCCAGCTCTGGTTTCAGGGGGGGAGGTACTTTCCCTGCACTTAAGGCAGACACCTTTGGCTGCAGCCACACAAAAGGTGTTGAGTCACCTGAGCTGCCACGTCGGAACAGGAGACAGCCAG GACATAACAATTTCTGAGTTGTCTTTTCCTCCTGTGGATAAAGTAAAACATGCCAATCTTCCTAAAAGAAAGATTTCCAtcccagctgtgtttcagtCTCACACTCACTACAAACAGGTTTTTAAAGCTGCTCTGACAG AGCAACTGAACATAATGCTGTTTGAGTTGGCACAGAGACTGCACAATGCCCTCTCCAAAGTGGATTTAtcattttacactgaaaaagtGAAAGATGGGCAAAGCCAGAGCCAAGGAAGCTCTGCTCCACTCTGCAACCACATGCGCCCTGCTAAGCTGGTGATGGTTAAAAAAGAAGGCCAAAACAAG GGTCGTTTGTTCTATGCCTGTGATGCCCCAAAAGCTGAGCAATGTTCCTTTTTCAAGTGGATTGAGGATGTGAACCCCACACAGACAAAATCCAGACCGAGTGCAGTGCTCCATGATACAAAAAGTATTGGGACATACCTCAGGAGTCAAAAGATTGCTGTCTATGAGGAATGCCAGCTTTTGGTGAG GAAAGCTTTTGAAATTCCAACACAGCGATACAGTAAATTCAAGAAATTTATCAATACACCTGCCAGCTTTGATGGTGACTCCAAACCCAAATTATACCTGAAACTAAGCAGAAAGGAGCATTCTTCTCTCTACAGCAAAG ATGACATCTGGGTTGTTTCAGAGACTCTGCACTTTGATCCCATCAATACCTTCATTGCAAGCAGTGCTTTCTTTGGACCATCCTCCAACAATGAAATAGAATTGCTACCACTGAAAGGCTACAGCCCCTCCAACTGGAGATCAAACA TGTGTGTTCACGCCCTGCTGGTTGGTAATGCCAGTGGTGAGCTGGCATCCTTAAGGAACATGGAGGAGCACTTCAATCCATCCACGTTACCACTAATCCCATATCTCCTGAAAAT gaattttaattctgaaaatgctacaaaaagagtcaacaaaaggaaatttacTCCACCTGCCATGAGCCTGAAATGCTCAATGATGTCTGGCCCTGTGAGCTCTGAAGTGGCAATGGGAGTGGCTGAAGAGATGATCCAAAGGTTCTCCCTGAACCCAGACCAAGCAGCATCACTGATTCACATAGCTCAAATGATGACTTCCTGTGAAAACCCCAGACCAGGGGAAGAACATCAAAACTCCCCCATCACAATCATACGTG GTGTTTTTGGAGCTGGCAAGAGCTACTTGCTGTCTGTGGTGATCTTATTCCTCGTGCAGCTCTTTGAAAGCAGTGAAGCTACAGAGGGTCCAAGGGCAACTCCATGGAAACTTCTTATTGCTTCTTCCACCAACGTTGCTGTGGACAGGATACTACTGGG tCTGCTCGATCTTGGATTTGAGGATTTTATAAGAGTGGGAAGTATAaggaaaatcacaaaagcaATTCTTCCCCATAG TTTACATGCAGgctcaggaaatgaaaatgagcaGCTGAAAGAGCTGCTTGCTCTCATGAAAGAAGATTTGActccagctgaaaaaatatACGTCAGGAAGAGCATTGAACAGCATAAACTGGGGACCAATAAAACTATTCTGCAACAG GTGAAAGTGGTTGGAGTGACGTGTGCTGCCTGCCCTTTCCCTTGTCTGAACACGCTCAAGTTTCCTGTGGTGATGCTGGATGAGTGCAGTCAGATGACTGAAcctgcttctctccttcccaTCGCCAG GTTTCAGTGTGAAAAGCTTGTCCTTGTTGGAGACCCCAAGCAACTGCCACCAACTATTCAAGGATCTGAGAGTGTTCATGAACAGGGATTGGAGCAGACTCTCTTTGACCGGCTCTGCTTAATG GGACATAACCCAATTCTTCTTCGGACACAGTACCGCTGTCACCCTGCCCTCAGTGCCATCGCCAACGAGCTCTTCTACGACGGGAACCTCATGGATGGGATTTCTGAGGAGGACAGGACTCCTTTACTGGAATGGCTTCCAACACTCTGCTTTTATAGCGTTCATGGCATGGAGCAA aTTGAAAGGGACAGCAGCTTTTATAACATGGCAGAAGCTCATTTTACAGTCAAGCTCATCCAGTCTCTGATTGCGAGTGGAATAGAAGGAGCTGCTATTGGTGTGATTACACTTTATAAATCACAAATGTATAAG ATCCAGAATTTGCTCAGTGAGGTTCACTCTGAGGCTTTTGAAGTCAAGCCTGTCCAGGTGTCCACAGTGGACGCGTTCCAAGGCGCTGAGAGGGAAATCATTGTCCTGTCATGTGTCAGGACAAGGCAGTTTGGGTTCATAGACTCGGAGAAGAGGATGAACGTGGCACTAACAAGGGCAAAGAGGCACCTGCTGATTGTGGGAAGTctgccctgcctgagcaggaacaggctgtggggaagagTTATTCACCACTGCAAAG GACGGGAAAATGGCTTACAACATGCAAGCCAGTGTGAGCTGCAGCTAAATGACATTCTCAAGTCTTACTTGGAGAATTGGGAGGaagaagaacagagaaagaaaaagagaaaataa
- the LARP7 gene encoding la-related protein 7 isoform X1 — translation MTGMETETARDKAMEEESTEQKKEREKKKKRSRVKQVLADIAKQVDFWFGDVNLHKDRFLREQIEKSEDGYVDISLLVSFNKMKKLTTDGKLIARAVKSSSVVELDLEGTRIRRREPLGECPKDVDSRTVYVELLPKNVNHSWIERVFGKCGNVVYVSIPRYKSTGHPKGFAFVEFETKEQAEKAIEFLNNPPEEAPRKPGIFPKTVKNKPVPTLNSSENTVVEEKKKKKKKKSKIKKESNAQAAAEPKESNTSTTTEPVPKSKRHRTPSECSEMEGTEAPKQPSKREKRKWDRTESSEVTWESRPGKRKRTTSGDGETSAPKVKKTAEKVEVETVKEETTEAPKDSNEVSAEEDKDKKDTSLSKSKRKHKKKHKERHKMGEEVIPLRVLPKTEWMVLKQEYLALQKASMASLKKTMSQIKPEPVGEMETESAVQKSENGKTTSEDCAPPAKANTMGPQFVSGVIVKIISTEPLPGRKQIKDALAVLAEVAYVDMLEGDTECHVRFKTPEDAQTVVKSYKEIQIKNNWKFEVLTGDHEQRYWQKILVDRQAKLNQPREKKRGTEKLIAKAERMRLEKTQQTSQHILFVNVN, via the exons ATGACAGGAATGGAGACTGAAACAGCAAGAGACAAAGCCATGGAAGAAGAAAGCACtgagcagaaaaaggagagagagaagaagaagaagaggtCAAGAGTTAAACAGGTGCTGGCAGATATAGCCAAGCAAGTGGATTTCTGGTTTGGTGATGTTAATCTCCACAAAGACAGATTCCTTCGAGAACAAATAGAGAAGTCCGAAGATGGGT ATGTTGACATATCACTTCTTGTTTCtttcaacaaaatgaaaaaattgaCTACTGATGGGAAGCTGATCGCTCGGGCAGTCAAAAGCTCATCTGTTGTAGAG CTGGACTTGGAAGGCACCAGGATCAGGAGACGCGAACCTCTGGGCGAGTGCCCAAAGGACGTGGACAGTCGGACTGTCTATGTG gagctgcttcccaaaaATGTCAATCACAGCTGGATTGAGCGGGTGTTTGGGAAGTGTGGCAATGTAGTCTACGTCAGTATTCCCCGGTATAAAAGTACTGGGCATCCAaaaggctttgcttttgttGAATTTGAAACTAAAGAACAGGCAGAGAAAGCCATTGAG TTTTTGAATAATCCACCTGAGGAAGCACCACGGAAACCTGGGATTTTCCCCAAAACAGTAAAGAATAAACCAGTTCCTACACTGAATTCAAGTGAGAACACTGTTGTAG aagagaagaaaaagaaaaaaaagaagaaatccaaaATCAAGAAAGAGAGCAATGCACAGGCAGCTGCGGAGCCCAAGGAATCAAACACCAGCACTACAACAGAGCCAGTACCCAAGTCTAAAAGACACAGGACTCCATCAGAGTGTTCGGAGATGGAGGGAACTGAGGCTCCCAAGCAGCCCTCcaaaagggagaagaggaaatgggACAGAACAGAGAGCTCAGAGGTAACCTGGGAAAGCAGgccaggaaagagaaaaagaaccaCCTCAGGAGATGGTGAAACATCAGCTCCAAAAGTtaagaaaactgctgaaaaagtTGAAGTTGAAAcagtaaaagaagaaacaacagAAGCTCCAAAAGATTCCAATG AAGTTTCTGCAGAagaagacaaagacaaaaaagacaCGTCACTTTCCAAATCTAAAcggaaacacaagaaaaaacacaaagaaagacaCAAAATGGGTGAAGAAGTCATTCCCCTCAGGGTACTCCCCAA GACTGAATGGATGGTTTTGAAGCAAGAATATTTGGCTCTGCAGAAAGCCAGTATGGCCTCCTTAAAGAAAACGATGTCTCAAATCAAACCCGAGCCCGTGGGAGAGATGGAGACAGAATCTGCTGtgcagaaatctgaaaatggCAAAA CCACCAGTGAAGACTGTGCCCCTCCCGCCAAGGCCAACACAATGGGGCCTCAGTTTGTCAGCGGAGTAATTGTGAAGATCATTAGCACCGAGCCCCTGCCGGGCAGGAAGCAGATCAAG GatgctctggcagtgctggctgaggTGGCTTATGTTGACATGCTGGAGGGAGACACCGAGTGTCACGTCCGCTTTAAGACTCCTGAGGATGCACAGACTGTCGTGAAGTCATACAAAGAAATACAGATCAAAAACAACTGGAAATTCGAAGTTCTCACTG GTGACCATGAACAACGTTACTGGCAGAAGATTTTGGTGGACAGACAAGCCAAGCTGAACCAGCCTCGAGAAAAGAAGCGGGGTACTGAGAAG
- the NEUROG2 gene encoding neurogenin-2, whose translation MLVKAEVLAPPAEDELLLLGLGSPAPSPSLPSSAEEEEEEEEEEEELRAAPPARPVEAPGGRGLRRAEGKRRPGRSRGAPRAARTAETAQRIKRSRRLKANNRERNRMHNLNAALDALRDVLPTFPEDAKLTKIETLRFAHNYIWALTETLRLAGAARLGPDGAPAVPAEGNPSPASSWSGGAASPAPSASPYACTLSPASPAGSASEPEHWPGRFAPGPPPPLPRRCL comes from the coding sequence ATGCTGGTGAAGGCGGAGGTCCTGGCGCCGCCCGCCGAGGacgagctgctgctgctggggctgggctcgCCCGCCCCCTCGCCCTCGCTGCCGTCTAGcgccgaggaggaggaggaagaggaggaggaggaggaggagctgcgCGCCGCCCCGCCGGCTCGCCCCGTCGAGGCTCCGGGCGGCCGCGGGCTGAGGCGGGCGGAGGGGAAGCGGCGGCCGGGGCGGTCCCGCGGCGCCCCGCGGGCGGCGCGCACGGCGGAGACGGCGCAGCGCATCAAGCGAAGCCGGCGGCTCAAGGCCAACAACCGCGAGCGCAACCGGATGCACAACCTGAACGCGGCGCTGGACGCCCTCCGCGACGTGCTGCCCACCTTCCCCGAGGACGCCAAGCTCACCAAGATCGAGACGCTCCGCTTTGCCCACAACTACATTTGGGCGCTCACCGAGACCCTGCGGCTGGCCGGGGCGGCGCGGCTCGGCCCCGACGGGGCGCCGGCGGTCCCCGCCGAGGGCAACCCCTCGCCCGCCTCCTCCTGGAGCGGCGGCGCCGCCAGCCCCGCGCCCTCCGCCTCCCCGTACGCCTGCACTTTATCTCCCGCCAGCCCCGCGGGCTCCGCCTCGGAGCCCGAGCACTGGCCGGGCCGCTtcgccccggggccgccgccgccgctgccccgccgCTGCCTCtag
- the LARP7 gene encoding la-related protein 7 isoform X2, which translates to MTGMETETARDKAMEEESTEQKKEREKKKKRSRVKQVLADIAKQVDFWFGDVNLHKDRFLREQIEKSEDGYVDISLLVSFNKMKKLTTDGKLIARAVKSSSVVELDLEGTRIRRREPLGECPKDVDSRTVYVELLPKNVNHSWIERVFGKCGNVVYVSIPRYKSTGHPKGFAFVEFETKEQAEKAIEFLNNPPEEAPRKPGIFPKTVKNKPVPTLNSSENTVVEKKKKKKKKSKIKKESNAQAAAEPKESNTSTTTEPVPKSKRHRTPSECSEMEGTEAPKQPSKREKRKWDRTESSEVTWESRPGKRKRTTSGDGETSAPKVKKTAEKVEVETVKEETTEAPKDSNEVSAEEDKDKKDTSLSKSKRKHKKKHKERHKMGEEVIPLRVLPKTEWMVLKQEYLALQKASMASLKKTMSQIKPEPVGEMETESAVQKSENGKTTSEDCAPPAKANTMGPQFVSGVIVKIISTEPLPGRKQIKDALAVLAEVAYVDMLEGDTECHVRFKTPEDAQTVVKSYKEIQIKNNWKFEVLTGDHEQRYWQKILVDRQAKLNQPREKKRGTEKLIAKAERMRLEKTQQTSQHILFVNVN; encoded by the exons ATGACAGGAATGGAGACTGAAACAGCAAGAGACAAAGCCATGGAAGAAGAAAGCACtgagcagaaaaaggagagagagaagaagaagaagaggtCAAGAGTTAAACAGGTGCTGGCAGATATAGCCAAGCAAGTGGATTTCTGGTTTGGTGATGTTAATCTCCACAAAGACAGATTCCTTCGAGAACAAATAGAGAAGTCCGAAGATGGGT ATGTTGACATATCACTTCTTGTTTCtttcaacaaaatgaaaaaattgaCTACTGATGGGAAGCTGATCGCTCGGGCAGTCAAAAGCTCATCTGTTGTAGAG CTGGACTTGGAAGGCACCAGGATCAGGAGACGCGAACCTCTGGGCGAGTGCCCAAAGGACGTGGACAGTCGGACTGTCTATGTG gagctgcttcccaaaaATGTCAATCACAGCTGGATTGAGCGGGTGTTTGGGAAGTGTGGCAATGTAGTCTACGTCAGTATTCCCCGGTATAAAAGTACTGGGCATCCAaaaggctttgcttttgttGAATTTGAAACTAAAGAACAGGCAGAGAAAGCCATTGAG TTTTTGAATAATCCACCTGAGGAAGCACCACGGAAACCTGGGATTTTCCCCAAAACAGTAAAGAATAAACCAGTTCCTACACTGAATTCAAGTGAGAACACTGTTGTAG agaagaaaaagaaaaaaaagaagaaatccaaaATCAAGAAAGAGAGCAATGCACAGGCAGCTGCGGAGCCCAAGGAATCAAACACCAGCACTACAACAGAGCCAGTACCCAAGTCTAAAAGACACAGGACTCCATCAGAGTGTTCGGAGATGGAGGGAACTGAGGCTCCCAAGCAGCCCTCcaaaagggagaagaggaaatgggACAGAACAGAGAGCTCAGAGGTAACCTGGGAAAGCAGgccaggaaagagaaaaagaaccaCCTCAGGAGATGGTGAAACATCAGCTCCAAAAGTtaagaaaactgctgaaaaagtTGAAGTTGAAAcagtaaaagaagaaacaacagAAGCTCCAAAAGATTCCAATG AAGTTTCTGCAGAagaagacaaagacaaaaaagacaCGTCACTTTCCAAATCTAAAcggaaacacaagaaaaaacacaaagaaagacaCAAAATGGGTGAAGAAGTCATTCCCCTCAGGGTACTCCCCAA GACTGAATGGATGGTTTTGAAGCAAGAATATTTGGCTCTGCAGAAAGCCAGTATGGCCTCCTTAAAGAAAACGATGTCTCAAATCAAACCCGAGCCCGTGGGAGAGATGGAGACAGAATCTGCTGtgcagaaatctgaaaatggCAAAA CCACCAGTGAAGACTGTGCCCCTCCCGCCAAGGCCAACACAATGGGGCCTCAGTTTGTCAGCGGAGTAATTGTGAAGATCATTAGCACCGAGCCCCTGCCGGGCAGGAAGCAGATCAAG GatgctctggcagtgctggctgaggTGGCTTATGTTGACATGCTGGAGGGAGACACCGAGTGTCACGTCCGCTTTAAGACTCCTGAGGATGCACAGACTGTCGTGAAGTCATACAAAGAAATACAGATCAAAAACAACTGGAAATTCGAAGTTCTCACTG GTGACCATGAACAACGTTACTGGCAGAAGATTTTGGTGGACAGACAAGCCAAGCTGAACCAGCCTCGAGAAAAGAAGCGGGGTACTGAGAAG